A window of the Candida orthopsilosis Co 90-125, chromosome 1 draft sequence genome harbors these coding sequences:
- a CDS encoding Nbn1 subunit of the NuA4 histone acetyltransferase complex gives MDTSSVLDKYTQDLSNLPLEIRHLLEEIKNKDIQVAELRKQCQAKDNQIHKFIRANGTLTKHPKEQQLYYKIEDDMKQLKNIQKEKILLANTALFLVSKHLFNFETDITKLERDELLPPLEAPVDIQTLNKDEYLNALNGLSDTLSATPTPRNALSVTPAVEPVKKGQKRKAANKGVVSVGSTPAASSNRTTKRLRSEEVEESVGYDAGSLALSGSTADIPTNMDGPQGEDADNNLYCFCQRVSFGEMIGCDNEDCKYEWFHWSCVGITSAPKPDEIWYCPDCRSRKRKKKV, from the coding sequence ATGGATACATCATCAGTACTTGACAAATACACACAAGACCTCTCCAACTTGCCGTTGGAGATACGGCACCTACTAGAAGAGATCAAGAACAAGGATATACAAGTAGCTGAACTTCGAAAACAATGTCAAGCCAAAGACAACCAAATCCATAAATTCATAAGGGCAAACGGCACTCTAACAAAGCACCCGAAGGAACAGCAGTTGTATtataaaattgaagatgatatgAAACAGCTTAAAAATATACAGAAGGAAAAGATACTACTTGCAAATACTGCGCtatttttggtttcaaaacatTTATTTAATTTCGAAACAGACATTACTAAGCTAGAACGAGATGAGCTCTTGCCCCCACTAGAAGCACCGGTAGACATACAAACATTGAATAAAGACGAATATCTAAATGCTTTAAATGGACTTTCAGATACATTGTCAGCGACACCAACCCCACGAAACGCCTTATCTGTCACGCCTGCTGTTGAGCCCGTCAAGAAAGGACAGAAGAGGAAAGCTGCTAATAAGGGAGTAGTATCTGTTGGTTCAACTCCCGCGGCATCATCGAATAGGACAACTAAAAGATTGAGATCAGAGGAAGTGGAAGAATCTGTCGGCTATGACGCTGGCTCACTTGCTTTAAGTGGGTCCACAGCAGACATTCCTACCAATATGGATGGTCCCCAAGGAGAGGATGCAGATAACAATCTTTACTGTTTTTGTCAAAGAGTATCCTTCGGTGAAATGATAGGGTGTGATAATGAAGACTGTAAGTATGAGTGGTTTCATTGGAGTTGTGTGGGTATAACATCTGCCCCCAAGCCTGACGAAATATGGTACTGTCCCGATTGTAGGCTGcgaaagagaaagaaaaaggtCTAA
- a CDS encoding Cap4 transcriptional regulator with bZip domain yields MNYANWQTKNEDIHQHHQSQQHHNNLTFRSSESISVNDKSPIMDASSGIETTTTDPELSRTSSNSKYNPKQISSFTKRAEQNRNAQRAFRQRREKYVQDLEKKVQEMDELKAKNENLNNENVQLKDYVMILQRKIIELTQGKDLGHHDHSLSDPFSTK; encoded by the coding sequence ATGAATTACGCTAACTGGCAGACGAAGAACGAAGATATCcatcaacatcaccaactgCAACAACACCACAACAATTTGACTTTTCGGTCACTGGAATCAATCTCGGTGAATGATAAGTCACCTATTATGGATGCTTCTTCTGGTATTGAGACTACCACAACGGATCCAGAGTTGTCGAGGACCTCTTCGAATCTGAAGTACaatccaaaacaaataTCATCGTTTACAAAGCGAGCAGAGCAAAATAGAAATGCGCAAAGGGCATTTAGACAAAGGAGGGAGAAATACGTTCAGGATTTAGAAAAAAAGGTGCAAGAAATGGATGAGTTGAAAGCAAAGAATGAAAACTTGAATAACGAAAATGTCCAGTTAAAGGATTATGTGATGATTTTACAAAGGAAAATCATTGAGTTGACTCAAGGGAAGGATTTGGGTCACCATGATCACTCTTTATCAGACCCATTTAGTACGAAGtag
- a CDS encoding She4 protein (S. cerevisiae homolog SHE4 has myosin binding, has role in mating type switching, intracellular mRNA localization and localizes to cytoplasm), which produces MSELNLINELKNLRLSDSGIDGINSENLDTDQKTRLRNRLKDANTSDNDFRALSQQLIDNPTQVLLFLKILDDHSGSILAKLIKYSHVSYDSHVLGMLSAIRSILIKSSNVREYYLKVYISLISQFRVTNIQHLNLFLTFVGENKDVNNAVLIILVHDLELNKKESVVTINEYLQLQMDEKFLDDEALKNFISTLGICFPILPDCCSKIYTNSATKQHILDSFSNHGKDLTSTIVILRCVAASSISETCRTFTIQEYYSHLIDYLRSQNVRIRILAVLSVVKLWTFIQAEQKSKIHITDLAKDLLLYITEGDDFEYIEYSLEGLVYLSLFWKVRDLIRMDVSLIEKLIQILHINATEKTINTSVQYGVLAILSNITKLKQPEADTTRRKLKDVSVPQMDSGSNEEKQENIKLFNKQLVEQYKIVSKLSAIKTYQLSSGNNFNEIISIIYHISTDQSKSIRVELVKQGSLVLVMNFLVNNSNIEKLENRVVAIPAQKGEMILKQRFKALRSLARLLICVNPQVSFQKYDVKSAIPFLVELLGPITSEPINPNQLYLQEMTTLDVYESLLALTNVAAGENSDTRKLLVSQIIPYIDELIVSKDHIQIASFELLNNLISEPLLLAKFFNIEQNTNKQRLHIVVKLLNSDKVKLQVVIAGFLVNATNFDVIADVVVESKTLFDKLFETIISIMSDQIKESSLVDPISFLLVNLVYALANKDEALLNGIKSDRLKSACVNVSNNGTTDSKEAITSVRSLLNF; this is translated from the coding sequence ATGTCTGAACTCAACCTaattaatgaattgaagaaCTTACGGTTAAGTGATAGTGGGATTGATGGAATAAATAGTGAAAATTTGGACACCGATCAAAAAACCCGATTGCGGAACAGGCTAAAGGACGCTAATACCAGTGACAACGACTTTCGTGCCCTTTCTCAGCAATTAATCGACAATCCGACACAAGTGttgttatttttgaaaattcttGACGACCATTCTGGATCCATTCTAGCCAAGTTGATAAAGTACAGCCATGTCTCGTATGATTCACACGTTTTGGGTATGTTGAGCGCAATTCGTAGTATATTAATAAAGTCTTCCAATGTCAGAGAGTACTATTTGAAGGTTTACATATCACTAATATCTCAATTCAGAGTCACAAATATACAGCATTTAAACTTGTTCTTGACATTTGTGGGTGAGAATAAGGATGTAAATAATGCTGTTCTTATTATATTAGTTCACGATTTGgagttgaacaagaaagaaagCGTGGTCACGATAAATGAGTACttgcaattgcaaatgGATGAGAAGtttttggatgatgaagctttgaaaaactttatATCGACTCTTGGTATCTGCTTTCCCATTCTCCCTGATTGTTGCTCAAAGATATATACAAATTCGGCCACAAAGCAACACATCcttgattcattttcaaatcacgGCAAAGATTTGACATCTACCATAGTAATTTTGAGATGTGTTGCTGCATCATCGATTCTGGAGACTTGTCGTACATTTACAATCCAAGAATATTACTCGCACTTAATTGATTATTTGCGATCGCAAAATGTACGCATACGAATCCTAGCTGTTTTGAGTGTGGTGAAATTGTGGACTTTCATACAAGCAGAACAGAAATCGAAGATACACATAACTGATCTCGCGAAAGATTTACTTCTTTACATCACTGAAGGTGACGATTTCGAGTACATTGAGTACTCTCTAGAAGGTCTCGTGTATTTGagtttgttttggaaagttCGAGACTTGATTAGAATGGATGTGTCATTGATTGAGAAGTTGATACAAATTTTGCACATTAACGCGACCGAAAAGACTATTAATACGTCAGTGCAATATGGTGTGCTAGCTATTTTATCCAATATCACAAAACTTAAACAGCCAGAGGCAGACACTACGAGAAGAAAGTTGAAGGATGTGTCGGTACCACAGATGGATTCTGGCAGTAATGAAGAGAAGCAAGAAAACATCAAACTCTTTAATAAGCAGCTTGTTGAACAATACAAGATTGTATCCAAATTGAGTGCCATCAAAACCTATCAATTGTCAAGTGgtaacaatttcaatgaaataATAAGTATAATTTATCATATATCAACAGACCAGTCGAAAAGTATTCGCGTAGAGCTAGTTAAGCAAGGGTCATTGGTGTTGGTTATGAATTTTTTGGTGAATAACAGTAATATCGAAAAACTCGAAAACAGAGTAGTTGCTATACCAGCTCAAAAAGGGGAAATGATTTTAAAGCAAAGATTCAAAGCGTTGCGGAGCTTAGCTCGATTGTTGATATGCGTTAACCCTCAAGTatcatttcaaaagtatGATGTTAAATCTGCTATTCCATTTTTAGTTGAATTACTTGGGCCTATCACTTCAGAACCTATAAACCCAAACCAGTTATACTTACAGGAGATGACTACACTAGATGTATACGAATCGTTGCTAGCACTAACTAACGTCGCTGCAGGTGAAAATTCCGACACAAGAAAATTACTTGTTTCACAGATCATTCCTTACATTGATGAACTTATAGTACTGAAAGATCATATCCAGATTGCCTCGTTTGAGCttttaaacaatttgatcagTGAACCTCTCTTGTTGGCTaagtttttcaacattgagcaaaatacaaacaaacaaaggTTGCATATAGTtgtgaagttgttgaattcaGACAAAGTGAAGTTGCAGGTTGTAATTGCCGGGTTCTTGGTGAACGCTACTAATTTTGATGTAATTGCAGATGTTGTTGTCGAATCCAAAACAttatttgacaaattgtttGAGACAATAATTAGCATTATGCTGGACCAAATTAAAGAGTCTAGTTTGGTGGACCCAATTTCCTTCTTGTTGGTGAACTTGGTGTACGCGCTAGCCAATAAAGATGAGGCACTTCTAAATGGCATCAAGTCTGACAGATTAAAATCTGCATGTGTGaatgtttcaaataatGGAACTACAGACAGTAAAGAAGCGATAACAAGTGTGAGGAGTCTACTAAACTTCTGA
- a CDS encoding Cox6 cytochrome c oxidase, producing the protein MISSTIRSALRSRLAVQTPKISNVMRLTPIVRPTFQQSVRSYSSDHQDETFEEFTARYEKEFEDAYDLFEVQRILNNVFSYDLVPAPVVIEKALQACRRVNDYPTAVRTFEALKHKVETPEQYAAYLEELKDVRKELGIDLKEDLYGNEA; encoded by the exons ATGATATCTTCAACCATTCGCTCAGCATTAAGATCAAGATTGGCAGTTCAAACtccaaaaatttcaaatgttaTGAGATTGACTCCTATTGTTAGACCAACTTTCCAACAAAGTGTTAGATCATATTCCTCCGACCATCAAGATGAAACTTTTGAAGAATTCACAGCTAG ATACGAAAAGgaatttgaagatgctTACGATTTATTTGAAGTGCAAAGAATCTTGAACAATGTATTCTCATACGATTTGGTTCCTGCTCCAGTTgtcattgaaaaagcttTGCAAGCTTGTAGACGAGTAAACGATTACCCAACAGCCGTTAGAACTTTTGAAGCTTTGAAACACAAAGTGGAAACTCCAGAACAATACGCTGCTTATTTGGAAGAGTTGAAAGACGTCAGAAAGGAATTGGGTATCGATTTGAAAGAGGACTTGTATGGAAACGAAGCTTAA
- a CDS encoding Pga33 GPI-anchored protein, translated as MKKAAVWTLICGYCLAADAVAAAAAANTATTATTAANAAANTATAATTTAVAAAAAAADTLATGATTANTATTGTATTGTATAGAATTATTGAATGTATGTATTSAATGTATTGVTTGTATTGTATGTTKTGTATTGTATTPAGAAAADTATTGTTTTSAGAAADTVATGAETASTSVNTATMDAAQLAAYTATAQTSPTTTATADDSDDSTAVDDTTKSLSFVTTRVLRSTSSSDNEESSTASGGVSSQSGNGGSLLAVSPALAFLFYFSSMIL; from the coding sequence ATGAAGAAGGCAGCTGTATGGACTTTAATTTGCGGTTACTGCTTAGCTGCCGATGCTGTTGCAGCCGCTGCTGCTGCTAACACTGCAACTACCGCCACAACTGCTGCCAATGCTGCTGCTAATACGGCAACTGCAGCTACAACCACCGCCGTCGCAGCAGCAGCTGCTGCCGCTGACACTCTCGCAACTGGAGCTACAACTGCTAACACCGCCACCACCGGAACTGCTACCACGGGTACTGCTACAGCTGGAGCAGCGACAACCGCAACAACGGGTGCAGCAACAGGTACTGCCACAGGCACTGCTACAACAAGTGCCGCTACAGGAACTGCTACAACGGGCGTAACTACGGGTACTGCGACAACAGGAACAGCAACAGGTACCACTAAAACGGGTACCGCTACTACAGGAACGGCCACAACCCCTGCTGGcgcagcagcagcagatACAGCTACTACCGGTACCACTACCACTTCAGCTGGTGCTGCTGCGGATACTGTAGCAACTGGAGCAGAAACAGCTTCTACATCGGTGAATACAGCTACCATGGATGCTGCTCAACTTGCTGCTTACACTGCTACAGCACAAACAAGTCCTACCACGACTGCAACTGCAGATGATTCTGATGATAGTACCGCAGTTGATGACACCACTAAAAGTCTTTCTTTTGTTACAACAAGAGTATTGAGGTCAACATCATCGAGTGATAATGAGGAATCATCCACTGCATCTGGTGGAGTAAGCAGCCAATCTGGAAATGGAGGATCTCTTCTTGCAGTTAGTCCAGCTTTGGCATTTTTGTTTTACTTTAgttcaatgattttataG